In the genome of Oenanthe melanoleuca isolate GR-GAL-2019-014 chromosome 21, OMel1.0, whole genome shotgun sequence, one region contains:
- the RNF207 gene encoding RING finger protein 207, with protein sequence MAGGIFSPLESYSELEKANCHPLVCLLCHEPYQHPCLLDCYHNFCASCLRGRASDGRLRCPLCGHPSVVRGGTGLPPVDRLLQFLVDSSADSEEDMQCANCDRCCTKAELDTMYFCNTCGQPLCAPCREETHRARMFTRHEIVSLSKRTKDIHKKCPLHEEPYIMFSTEKKSMLCINCFRDMQGESRAHCIDIETAYMQGCQRLDQAVMAVKELQTSTREAIVLLKAMIEEVHNSASEEEAAINSLFSRMQEQLSERKKTLLKAVQSQHEEKEKAFKEQLAHLASLLPTLQVHLVTCSAFLSSANKAEFLDLGYQLMERLQRIVKLPHRLRPAQTSKINSEYRAEFARCLEPLLMLSPRRSVVGSAGGIGPGITGTNMLPGGQCSKTLIVPSCPPTSDKMSTGPMVKKPTMHRYISTKVLLAEGRETPFAEHCRNYENTYRMLQTEIQGLKDQVQELHRDLTKHHSLIKSEIMSEILQKSLQMDVQIAAHYSAVEMMRSVFEEVWEETYQRVANEQEIYEAQLHDLLQLRQENSCLSTITKQIAPYVRSIAKVKERLEPRLQEPQEPKEEAQMLLKICDDNEVVPRDASPGSNSGASASPGEGFMPRDTPEDPSPKNKDCCRGQQKSGAESTTLEEPAP encoded by the exons ATGGCGGGTGGCATTTTCTCCCCACTGGAGAGCTACTCTGAGCTGGAGAAGGCCAACTGCCACCCGTTGGTGTGCCTGCTCTGCCACGAGCCCTACCAGCACCCCTGCCTGCTTGACTGCTACCACAActtctgtgccagctgcctgcGAGGCCGTGCCAGCGATGGCCGCCTGCGCTGTCCACTCTGCGG GCACCCCTCAGTGGtgaggggtggcacagggctgccccCGGTGGACCGGCTCCTGCAGTTCCTGGTGGACAGCTCAGCCGACAGTGAGGAGGACATGCAGTGTGCCAACTGTGACCGGTGCTGCACCAAGGCG GAGCTGGACACCATGTACTTCTGCAACACCTGTGggcagcccctctgtgccccatgCCGCGAGGAGACCCACCGTGCCAGGATGTTCACCCGCCACGAGATTGTCTCCCTCTCCAAGCGCACCAAAGACATCCACAAGAAGTGCC cactgcacgAGGAGCCCTACATCATGTTCTCCACTGAGAAGAAGTCCATGCTCTGCATCAACTGCTTCAGGGACATGCAGGG ggagagccGGGCACACTGCATCGACATTGAGACAGCGTACATGCAGGGCTGCCAGCGGCTGGACCAGGCAGTGATG GCTGTGAAGGAACTGCAGACCTCCACCCGTGAGGCCATTGTCCTGCTCAAGGCCATGATCGAGGAGGTTCACAACAGTGCCAgtgaggaggaggcagccaTCAACTCCCTCTTCAGCCGCATGCAG gagcagctctccgAGAGGAAAAAGACGCTCCTGAAAGCTGTGCAGAG ccagcatgaggaaaaggagaaggcattcaaggagcagctggcccaccttgcctccctgctgcccactctgcaG GTTCACCTGGTGACCTGCTCGGccttcctgagctctgccaaCAAAGCCGAGTTCCTGGACCTGGGCTAT CAACTgatggagaggctgcagaggatCGTCAAGCTGCCACACCGCCTGCGTCCAGCCCAGACCAGCAAG ATCAACAGCGAGTACCGGGCAGAGTTTGCCCGCTGCCTGGAGCCCCTCCTGATGCTCAGCCCCCGCCGCTCTGTGGTGGGCAGCGCTGGTGGCATCGGTCCTGGCATCACCGGCACGAACAT GCTCCCTGGTGGCCAATGCTCCAAGACTCTCATCGTGCCCAGCTGCCCTCCAACCAGTGACAAAATGTCCACCGGCCCCATGGTGAAGAAGCCAACGATGCACCGGTACATCAGCACCAAGGTGCTGCTGGCCGAGGGGCGTGAGACCCCCTTCGCTGAGCACTGCCGCAACTACGAGAACACCTACCGG ATGCTGCAGACGGAGATCCAGGGCCTGAAGGACcaggtgcaggagctgcaccgTGACCTCACCAAGCACCACTCACTCATCAAATCAGAGATCATGAGCGAGATCCTGCAGAAGTCGCTGCAGATGGACGTGCAGATCGCAGCTCACTACTCCGCTGTGGAGATGATGCGCAGTGTCTTTGAGGAG GTTTGGGAGGAGACCTACCAGCGGGTAGCAAATGAGCAGGAGATCTATGAAG cccagctccatgaCTTGCTGCAGCTGCGGCAGGAGAACAGCTGCCTGAGCACCATCACCAAGCAGATTGCGCCCTACGTCCGCTCCATCGCCAAAGtgaaggagaggctggagcccAG gctgcaggagcctcaGGAGCCCAAAGAAGAGGCCCAGATGCTGCTCAAGATCTGTGACGACAATGAAGTGGTGCCAAG ggatGCCTCACCTGGCAGCAACAGCGGGGCTTCAGCCAGCCCCGGGGAAGGCTTCATGCCCAGGGACACTCCTgaagacccctccccaaaaaataAAGACTGCTGCAGGGGCCAGCAGAAGAGCGGAGCAGAGAGTACTACCCTGGAAGAGCCAGCACCGTag
- the RPL22 gene encoding 60S ribosomal protein L22: MAPAQKKPAAKGGKKKKQVLKFTLDCTHPVEDGIMDAANFEQFLQERIKVNGKAGNLGGGVVTIERSKSKITVTSEVPFSKRYLKYLTKKYLKKNNLRDWLRVVANSKESYELRYFQINQDEEEEEEED, translated from the exons ATGGCGCCCGCG CAGAAGAAGCCTGCGGCGAAAGGTGGCAAGAAGAAGAAGCAGGTTCTGAAGTTCACGCTGGATTGCACGCACCCCGTCGAGGATGGCATCATGGACGCCGCCAACTTC gagcagttcTTGCAGGAACGGATCAAAGTGAACGGCAAAGCGGGAAACCTGGGCGGGGGCGTGGTGACCATCGAGAGGAGCAAGAGCAAGATCACGGTCACATCAGAGGTGCCATTCTCCAAGAG GTACCTCAAGTACCTGACCAAGAAGTACCTGAAAAAGAACAACCTGCGGGACTGGCTGCGTGTGGTGGCCAACAGCAAGGAAAGCTACGAGCTGCGCTACTTCCAGATCAAccaggatgaggaggaggaggaagaagaagattGA